One part of the Strigops habroptila isolate Jane chromosome 23, bStrHab1.2.pri, whole genome shotgun sequence genome encodes these proteins:
- the PRPH gene encoding peripherin isoform X1, with protein MSRGGRVPPPHRSFGAPPPLSAAPGLLAAAAAAARGAERQELAALNDRFAAFLERVRALERQNGALRAALGRAAAAAAPRTAGLVQGELRGLRERLQLLGRDRDRLQAERDGLAADLAALRQRLEDETQKREDAEKSLVLFRKDVDDATLSRLELERKVELLLDEIGFLRKLHEEELRDLEVSAPSPAPPVELCKPELTAALREIRTQYESIAVRNLQEAEEWYKSKFADLSDAANRNQEALRLAKQEMNESRRQIQSLTSEVDGLKSMNEALQRQMRELEAEFGEEIGSYRDAVERLEQELRQLKEEMARHLREYQDLLNVKMALDIEIATYRKLLEGEESRITVPPHPPISFSMRSSVLEPAQSPARRMVLIKTIETRDGKQVVTESHRERAEPGQ; from the exons ATGAGCCGCGGCGGCCGCGTCCCCCCCCCGCACCGCTCCTTCGGGGCGCCACCGCCCCTCAGCGCGGCCCCGGGGttgctggcggcggcggcggcggcggcgcggggcgcggagcggcAGGAGTTGGCAGCCCTGAACGATCGTTTCGCCGCTTTCCTGGAGCGGGTGCGGGCGCTGGAGCGGCAGAACGGGGCCCTTCGAGCCGCGCtgggccgcgccgccgccgccgccgcaccgCGCACGGCCGGGCTGGTGCAGGGGGAGCTGCGGGGGCTGCGGGAGCGGCTGCAGCTCCTCGGCCGGGACCGGGACCGACTCCAGGCCGAGAGAGACGGGTTGGCCGCCGACCTGGCGGCCCTGCGGCAGCG gcTGGAAGATGAGACCCAGAAGCGGGAAGACGCGGAGAAGAGCCTGGTGCTGTTCCGCAAG gaCGTGGATGATGCCACCTTGTCCCGTCTGGAGCTGGAGCGGAaggtggagctgctgctggacgAGATCGGCTTCCTCAGGAAGCTGCATGAGGAG GAGCTGCGAGACCTGGAGGTGAGCGCCCCAAGCCCGGCGCCACCGGTGGAGCTCTGCAAACCGGAGCTGACGGCGGCACTGCGGGAGATCCGCACCCAGTACGAGAGCATCGCCGTGAGGAACCTGCAGGAGGCTGAGGAGTGGTACAAGTCCAAG TTCGCCGACCTCTCGGACGCGGCCAACCGCAACCAGGAGGCGCTGCGCTTGGCCAAGCAGGAGATGAACGAGTCGCGGCGGCAGATCCAGAGCCTCACCAGCGAGGTGGATGGGCTGAAGAGCATG AACGAGGCGCTGCAGCGGCAGATGCGGGAGCTGGAGGCTGAGTTCGGGGAGGAGATCGGGAGTTACCGGGACGCGGTGGAgcggctggagcaggagctgcggCAGCTCAAGGAGGAGATGGCGCGGCACCTGCGCGAGTACCAGGACCTGCTCAATGTCAAGATGGCTCTGGACATCGAGATCGCCACATACCGCAAGCTGCTGGAGGGCGAGGAGAGCCG gATCACCgtccccccgcacccccccaTCTCCTTCAGCATGAGGAGCTCAG TGCTGGAGCCTGCGCAGAGCCCGGCTCGGAGGATGGTGCTCATCAAAACCATCGAGACACGGGACGGGAAG CAGGTAGTGACAGAGTCACACAGAGAGCGAGCAGAGCCGGGGCAGTGA
- the PRPH gene encoding peripherin isoform X2, whose translation MSRGGRVPPPHRSFGAPPPLSAAPGLLAAAAAAARGAERQELAALNDRFAAFLERVRALERQNGALRAALGRAAAAAAPRTAGLVQGELRGLRERLQLLGRDRDRLQAERDGLAADLAALRQRLEDETQKREDAEKSLVLFRKDVDDATLSRLELERKVELLLDEIGFLRKLHEEELRDLEVSAPSPAPPVELCKPELTAALREIRTQYESIAVRNLQEAEEWYKSKFADLSDAANRNQEALRLAKQEMNESRRQIQSLTSEVDGLKSMNEALQRQMRELEAEFGEEIGSYRDAVERLEQELRQLKEEMARHLREYQDLLNVKMALDIEIATYRKLLEGEESRITVPPHPPISFSMRSSVLEPAQSPARRMVLIKTIETRDGKVVTESHRERAEPGQ comes from the exons ATGAGCCGCGGCGGCCGCGTCCCCCCCCCGCACCGCTCCTTCGGGGCGCCACCGCCCCTCAGCGCGGCCCCGGGGttgctggcggcggcggcggcggcggcgcggggcgcggagcggcAGGAGTTGGCAGCCCTGAACGATCGTTTCGCCGCTTTCCTGGAGCGGGTGCGGGCGCTGGAGCGGCAGAACGGGGCCCTTCGAGCCGCGCtgggccgcgccgccgccgccgccgcaccgCGCACGGCCGGGCTGGTGCAGGGGGAGCTGCGGGGGCTGCGGGAGCGGCTGCAGCTCCTCGGCCGGGACCGGGACCGACTCCAGGCCGAGAGAGACGGGTTGGCCGCCGACCTGGCGGCCCTGCGGCAGCG gcTGGAAGATGAGACCCAGAAGCGGGAAGACGCGGAGAAGAGCCTGGTGCTGTTCCGCAAG gaCGTGGATGATGCCACCTTGTCCCGTCTGGAGCTGGAGCGGAaggtggagctgctgctggacgAGATCGGCTTCCTCAGGAAGCTGCATGAGGAG GAGCTGCGAGACCTGGAGGTGAGCGCCCCAAGCCCGGCGCCACCGGTGGAGCTCTGCAAACCGGAGCTGACGGCGGCACTGCGGGAGATCCGCACCCAGTACGAGAGCATCGCCGTGAGGAACCTGCAGGAGGCTGAGGAGTGGTACAAGTCCAAG TTCGCCGACCTCTCGGACGCGGCCAACCGCAACCAGGAGGCGCTGCGCTTGGCCAAGCAGGAGATGAACGAGTCGCGGCGGCAGATCCAGAGCCTCACCAGCGAGGTGGATGGGCTGAAGAGCATG AACGAGGCGCTGCAGCGGCAGATGCGGGAGCTGGAGGCTGAGTTCGGGGAGGAGATCGGGAGTTACCGGGACGCGGTGGAgcggctggagcaggagctgcggCAGCTCAAGGAGGAGATGGCGCGGCACCTGCGCGAGTACCAGGACCTGCTCAATGTCAAGATGGCTCTGGACATCGAGATCGCCACATACCGCAAGCTGCTGGAGGGCGAGGAGAGCCG gATCACCgtccccccgcacccccccaTCTCCTTCAGCATGAGGAGCTCAG TGCTGGAGCCTGCGCAGAGCCCGGCTCGGAGGATGGTGCTCATCAAAACCATCGAGACACGGGACGGGAAG GTAGTGACAGAGTCACACAGAGAGCGAGCAGAGCCGGGGCAGTGA